One Lepisosteus oculatus isolate fLepOcu1 chromosome 12, fLepOcu1.hap2, whole genome shotgun sequence genomic window, TGCTGCGCTTGATGCCAGTATAGCCAGCCTGCAGAAAACAATCCAGTCTGACCTGAAGAGATGAAACTGTTACTAGTGTATCACcatcattttctttatttgtagTTGTGTAAATCTGATGTGtacaaaaaaactgtttttaaaaccacaaaatGAGACTTTTTCTGATGTTGATGCAAATTCAAACAATGTCCTCtatcattaatttaaattattttatatttaatataattaaaataaagtggaaagcttgttttaacattttttttcctgtgtaatCTCAATTGGAAAGGGATGCTTCAGGTGAAATAATCAGACACCAGTATTGTCAGATTACAACTAATGCCAAACTGGAACTCTGTGAATTAAGTTCACTTAATACTAATTAAGAACACTTAAAGTGTTCAGTGCTGAACTCTGTAGCTTTCAAGGTATGCCAGAAATCCTTATTAAGCAAAATCAAATTATAATGAAGTCCTATTCTTAATGTTAAAAGGTAGAGAGTGACATTTAAAATTCAGCACTTAAAAGGAATTAAGtgagaaacattttttcctgAGTTACTGCAACTCTCTTGCGACATAACTCATTTTTGTTTAACTTCAAGAAATAAAAGTTAATGCTTTAAATGTTCTTCAGATCATTTATCACAAAACCATAACCCAGAGGCACATTAAGCTGGATAAAATATGCCATTGGCTGTTACTATTACAATAGAACATGCTTTGAGGTGAAGTTCCAAAAACATGGCTGGGATACAAGCCTCAGTTCTTCATGGTTGGTCTGTATGCCTTCTTTAATACAAGGCAAGTTTGCAAAGCAACAGGCCAGGGCATACTTTAAGCTTTGTTAACCAGACACCTGTCATTCATGTAAATGTTTCAAACATGGTTATCAAACATGTTATCCAGAAGTActgcatttattttagaaatcatCTGTCATATGGTAGGTTCAAAAGGGAGGTTACAATTAAAAGTGTTTTCCAGCCTCTGAATCTGAAAACTTAATCTTCATGCTGTTTAGAAAGCATAAGTACATAATTGTCTTAAACATTGTCACTTTCACTACTTGTATTAATCCTTATGTGTGCTTTACCAAGTGCACCATGGAATTTCTAAGTACTTGCAAATGTTCTCACCTTCTTCCTACAACTTTTGTAAGGGGATTCATCTTCATtataaattcagaaaaaaatttgTCCAGTACAGAATCCATTATAGAAAATATAACTATGATCtgtttctaaagaaataacattcTAATATACAACCCttagaaagaaaaatcaaatgtCTAGGACTGTGGGACTGAGAAAATTAAATCACCAGATTTTTTTCTAGAGGTCTTGCCTGGCTTgccctttttattattttttactgaaTATGGCCAGGTTCAGTTCTTTGTCAAAACAATTCACTGGCTGTTTCAAGAATTCTGACATAAGAATTCAGTAGCTTTGTTTTCCTGCTGTTTTCTGAAACTCTACATTTCCAAATTTGGTGTGAACTACTAGTTGCCAGATGTCTGGTATTTGGTCCATTGGATGTGAAAATGTACTTGTTCAACTTCAATAGGGCCTTAACCAAAGACACTTACAAAAGTGTTAGAGAAGTGTATAAATAAACCAAATTGCATGCTACTGTTAAAAAATATGGGAAATGTCTAGGGTATACAGAAGTCGAGAAATGCTACAAATTACAACAGGGTGTTCCTGCAAATCTTCTCAACCTGTCATGTCCTCCAcagatttcttttttccccGTTTTGGCCACAAAAGTATGCCTTGAAATAAGAATGCTTTATTCATCCTCCTACATGAATGAGGGTTAtcaatgttaatattaattcgTCTAAACCAGGAATGTAACCGTATGTAGAATAATTGAAATGCATCCAATTTTCAAAGAACTACAAGTGACAGGCACATGGATTTCATTTTTAGGATTTCTTTGCTAGGTGTTTCAAAATGAACAATGTCAAACATTTAACCTTTTaggtttgaaagaaatgttaacattcatttttattgtaataCTTCACAGGTCATCCACAATTACATTACTTCATATTCTGCTTCAAGATGTTTCACCAAGAGGAAACAAAAAACTACTCCGGCaacctaaaataaaaaagaaaggaaaaatgttttacaacaCTGAAAGCActgaacaaaatacattttaaaagacaagtTTTCATGTAGGTGAGGAGCACATTTTATCATCATATTTTATCTACATCAAATGTGACTGAACAATGTAGACTGATAGTGTATTTGAGTGGTAGATAAATATTTGAGGGGGAGGTACTGGGCATAGTATTTAGCATTGCCGCCTCAGAGTGCTGAGccatggggtgctatctgcgtggagtttgtactgtatgttctccccttgcTTGCATGGGTTCTCTGCAGGATGCTCCAGTTACCTCCCATAGGCTAAGGACAttctggtacagtaggttaatcaTCAAATTGGTCCTGATGTGAGTCTGTGCGTGTCTACCccatgatggactggcgtcccatccagggtgtagtctGTCTTACGCTCATTGCATGCTCTGGCTctctcctgtgaccctgaattggatgaagccattagaaaatggatggatggatcaaTATAGGTATTTGAGCGAAGCAATTCCAATtataaaaacagcactacttGTAGACCTTAATAGAACAATAGGTGTTATATATTTCACCATCTGAATTCAGTCACCCAGGAATCTATTTCTAGATGTTCATTACCTGTGCAACACCAAAGCCAACTCCTATCCCTCCAATAAGGATGCTGTGCTCATGAATCCATGATCCAATCTTATCAATGCATCCCTGTGAACAACAAACAGCACCACACCTGGCAATTGGTTCCTGGGTTGGGAACTTCCCTCATTTCTAAACGAGCAGAGAATCGGTAGATTTACAGGAGCAGACAACTGAGgttaacagcaatttttaaaaaggaagaaaattttaaatacagaaagGCTTGCCTGTGTATAAATATTAGTTGTCTCGTTGATGGAGGTCCCACAGTGTGGTGTCTCTTTCATACAGCAGCTGTCTGGAACAGCATTTCTCAGGGTGGTGTTGAACCAGTCTGAATATATCACAGCACCGCAGCAGTGAAACTGAGGGAAGtggaagaaacaaaacatatgAGAATTATACTCCTGAACTGAGGCTTCATAGTCGTCAAATATCCATTTTTTACtcaatattttcatttgttatttCTCTTCACCACACCCTTATTCCAACTGTACTGGGACCAGCAGTGAAGCAGAGCTATTCCAGACAGGTCCTCATGTTAGCCCGTAATTTTATCATACCTAGTCAACCCACCAGCATATCTTTGCGAGGTGGGAGAATACcaaagcacccagagaaaacccatgcaaacacgggGGAACAtgtgaactccacacagacagcaccccagtacACAACTAACCATAGAGTTCAGTTAAACGCTAACCAATATGTCAGCATGTCCCACAGTCAATGTATTCATAATTGCATATAAAATGgctagaaaaacaaaatacattgtaaGATCTTAAAATGTCAAACtcaatatttctgaaaaaacatatcTACAGGATACTGTACCctgagttcagttcctgggttattacagtatgtgtgtggacTAAGCATGCTCTCCATGTGACTTTCCtgtcacatgggtttcctgttgcttgccagattAGGTTCCGACTTGCCCTGTCACCCTGTACTTTTAGAAACTACTTGTACTGTAGATGGATGGATACATGAAACTGCAGAAAAATCTCACCTGTTTCTGCAATCTATCCACAGGTACCTTGAGATTAGGTTCAGTAGGGTAACTATGAAGAGTCTTCAAGTAAACATCCAATATGCTTTTGTGGATCTGCAGAACAAAGTTATAATAAAACCCTGTATGAATGCTTAATTTGTAATGACTTTAAACCATGTGGCATGTTTAACTGATGGAGAAATACTTTTCTTATATTTATGAAGAGTTCTGAGATTAGCATCCCAAGTTGTTTTATAGCTttattaattagaaaaaaaacactcttttgTGGGAGTGGGTTTGAAAGAACAAAAGGCAACCTACTCCTTTCCTGTAAAGATACGCTGACACTCCAGCTCCTATTTCCACAATAAACATGATGAACAACACAATGGAAAACTGCAAGATAAAGAACATAACAATTACAActgctaaaacaaaaaaacgctGTTTGTCCCTATACTGTGTAATACGTTGCACTTATTTGGTTTTCCAGCTGTTCAAAGGAACTGTTTTTTCCTTGAAAATATTATACCTTCCCCTTAATGTGAAAAGATAAACAAGATTTATCATTTATTACAGCTTGCTAAAAACATACCTAATAGGAAGCTATTAAGTATGTTAAAGAGATGtataatagtaaaaaaaaatacataccacTTTAATCAATTTACTGTTCTCCCTGATTACTGAAACACAGCCAATAAGGGACAGAACAAAAATGATTATCCCAACGATAATAAGAACAACAGCAACATTAGAAGTGACTTCTGATACCACCACAGAGACATCATAGAGGTTAAGCTCCACTGAGGCACCAGCACAGATTAAGGTTAGGCCTGCAACCTACAGGGAAATTATTGTTCAGCTCATTTAATTTAACAATGCAATTTGTGATTATAAATAAATGACATCTTTATTTACctcaaacaaaaatgaattagTCAAATCGGggataaacattttatatacgGTATGTTTTGCATAAGGTATTACACTTTTCTTTTGGAAATGTTATGTTACTTACCCAGAAAAAGAAGTTTAGAAAGAGAAGTGAAATTTTTATCCACTTCAGTTTGGACATCCtatatatttttgcacatatcCCGGACATGACGGGCAGTGGGGCTAACTAACCTAAAGGGAACACGAAGTATTTTATGTTGTGAAAACAATTCTACGTATATGGTCAATACATGCCCATTTGATCTTCTACTttatatacaggtacagtataactgAAGCGAAACTgccaaaacatatacagtacatataaccATATATAGTTTCAAGAATAACTTTCTGGTATTTTTTCTGAACACATACGAATCTGCTTTAATTGGCCTTGTTTCAAAAGGCGATTTCCAGTTCGTATTTTTGGCTTTAACAAATATCGTAATGTGCAAAATAGCCGTTTGCAAGCACACCCCGTTTGCAAATCTTTTTGACAAAAAGTGATACAAAAGCAACATCTTCATGCGTCCGCgcgatttattttttaagtgtctTATACTGACTACCATGATTGACCATGCTTTAGAAccgagatttattttttaacaaatacattGAAAGACTATACATTTTATTACCTAACTAGGAAATAAACGTGGTCTACAACTTTACACGATTCATTCAAGGTACAGGAAAAATAAGATTTGAAAAGAcgatttttaaagatgtttctcTGCCATCGTCCGTCTTATTTATTGACTTTTCTAGGGATTACATTTCAGATGGAACAATTAACACCAAGAAATAACATGCGACATTCGTAAACTATGTTCTGTAAAATGTGTCATCACTACTTTGTTTTTTACCCTCGTCAAGAAACGCTATGGCTTGTAAACGCTTTTGCAAGTACTAAAACTATACCTGGCAACTGCAATTTGCAGAACACGGTGTTGCAGCTGTGGTAAAGAAATCAACTTGTTATCACTCAGGGTATTTAGATATGTTGGGCCCTGTGGGGAGTTCAAAGAAGGTGTGACCTAGAGGTTAACAATAACAGTCATGTAAGGCTAATTAACTCTATCTACAGCAAATGGGCAAAAAGAACAATTCATAAAACATTCTTATCTGTTTAATGATTCAAAGTTCAACTATTTTGGGGGTGAAAAACATTGTTTCAACAACATAGTTCACATTCCAAGCACCTGATGGCACTTAAACAACCAGATTGGACTATGGAATGATGGACTGTTACTTTTCATGTTATATTAGGTCGTATCATAGAACTTCACTGAAGAAATTAAATGTGTAATAAGCATATCTGCTTTATAAACCTGCTTTATAAAGGAGCTGTCCAGCTTTTAAGGTCCTAAAAAGCACATGGCAGTATCAGTCTTTTAAGTTTAtatgtttaattatttgttaCACATATTGTACCATCTTATGGCCTGATCTCATCAAATCACACAgagctgggcctggtcagtattAGGATGGGAGGCATCCAAGAAAATCCAGGTTGCTGCTGAAGGAGGTGTTAGTAGCCCAGTAGGTGTCGCTCTTCCCTGTGGATCAATGTCTAAATGGATTCTCTGGTATTGTGACTGgtgacactgctgtaggagtgTAATTCTAATTACCTTAAAGTACTTAAAGCTTCCATGGTACTTTTGAAAgagtagatgtacagtacctactcCGGTTTCCTTCTTGTGTTCCTCTTAGGGCCTGCTCACTTTGATCTCCCTAAAGTATCCCTAAATTCTGCTGGTAAAAATATTTCTCACTGCTGTACCTAATCTGCTGGGGCTACTGGTACAATGGCTGCCATGCATCATCTGCAGTGTGTGCTACACTCCAGAGGTGGATGAATTGTGAGTTTAATTTGTGGCTTTACTCCAGAAAGATACTTTCTTGCACCTCTGATTTGCAGCATTAATGCAAGTGTACAATTTATGCGTCGAAGAGTGCAGGATGACAGCATAATAATAAAGTCTaaagttagaaaaaaaatgtgatttggaaaaaaaaagttttgcacACATGGTATGCACATATGATACAATTATCAGTAGTGCTACATAATCAAGCTGAAAAGCTGCTGatgtgttttcatgttttcatttgtttttttgttgaaacAAAATTAACACTGAGCACCACCTCTATCTGCATGCTGCAGCTATCTCAGGAAACACAGGCTATGCTGAGCTCTTCTGCCTGGACAGCTGTTTGATTACAATGCATGACATTGCAGGCTTAATGGAAACGTTTTAACCAGCAATATAGATAAGCCATGAGAAAAAGCACTGGAAATATTTCCTTTAATGGCAAATTACCAGGACCGCAGTAAATTTatgagagtgttttttttttcccaatgtcAGAAAATCAAGCCCAGTGTTTGTGGGTAAGGATTCCTGCAGCAGCCTGTTTAAGGCCAACCTGGTCATTCAAAAAATTAGTGTGGTTTGAATGAGGGCGTCTTAATTGAACGTGAATATGGGCTAAAGCTCAAAACAACATTGTCAAATGTTAAGCTTTTCTGCCAGGAACTGAAAAAATGTGGCTAGGGAGTGGAAGTGGGATAATTTATAGTGTTTCCAAGAAACACATTTGGCAGTTTCTTTCAGTAGGAGActcttttacatttcttttatatTTGACCAGACTAAGCAgactgttatttttaatattaagacATTCAGAACCaccatttgttttttactctTTTGACTCCTCCATTTTGGAATAGTTTAATACCATTAAACACAGCTCCCCGTTACACTCCTGCATCAGCCCTGAAGATAAACACATTTGTCTTGTGAAACATACTTTCGGAAGCCCTTTTTTTGCAATTGGAGATTCTTTTACATTAATATTAGGGCTTTTAACATTCACTAGAGGGAAGTCACTCACAGGTGATAAACCACGGACATAGTGTCCTGCTGATTGGTGAATATTCTAGATAATTCCACTGTGCTGTAGCCTGTTTGTTCACAGTGCCATCCAAGGTGAGAAATCTCTAGAAGCTAGGCTCTGAGTCTCGTAACTGTCCAAAGCCAGCTACAGGCACAGCCTAAATTTGACACAGCCACTTGCAAAATCCAGGACCCTCCATACCCTAAGGggagtattttatttattttgaaatatttgtatttatttggagaaaagaggaaaaaaatggaaaaaagattAGCAACTTTTATACCTTTAGCTACATATTGTGCCTTCCCCTCACATTTGAGCAGTAGGATCAGGGGAAATTATATAAAAGAATTAAGGTACATTTGTTTATTATAAAGTCCAGctctttccatccatccatcttgtATCCATTCATCCTACTGAGTATTATGGTATTCCTTCCCTAACTTCAGAATTGAAAACTGTGAGTCCACAGCACAAGACATTGTAAAGACAAGATGTAGAAATCTATTACAATGAAATGTCTCCTCTGAACATCAAATATATAGATGCGATCGGCAGATTGAGCCCTTCGCTCATCAAATCATTTATTATTGCACCCTTTCATTTTTCCCCGTACCGGTATTTCTATAACCAAAAGAGGTCGCTGTTGCTGTGGGTTTAAATTTATAGCACTGCAACGATGATGTACCGCACGATACCAGACTGAGAATTTCACCACCAAAAATGCGGGTGCTAGCTGGAGACCAAATGTGTTATTATATATgatcttacagtatatgttctttttttaactctgaAGAAAAACATATCTCTTGTACACAATCATTCTTCCACATCGCTTGTCATTGGGAGCAGTATTATTAACACTTTATCAATACTTAGACTATCACCCATATCTTCTTTTGAGcttgcctttttacagtgtgcATATTATTCCACTGTTTCACTTGAAATGGTTAATTTCATATTTCACTTATGTCTTGCAGTCTTATTTGATATAATTATCAATATTAGGTTCAGTAATCTTCCTTGTGGAAAGCATGAAGGATAGGGAGGCTTTGctcatgatgtacagtacataaacatgAGGAGAGCTTGAATCTTGGTATTGTGAACGAAATTTGTATGTTTAAATTGTGGTTTAAGAAACAAAGTCCTGATGAAAGGGAAGAAAGGtttcattataattattattcctTTCTCTAAGTCTGTGAATTATGACTTTAGAGTTCAATATCTTCAATTGCAACATTTCCATAGAAACTAGTTGGCCATCTATAGAATTTTTTCTTAAGagtaaacagaaaatatgttatctaaaacaaaacattacataAGGTTTTGTTGTTTAGAAATATGAATATATGTGTTTGGAATGACAGGTCTTCTACACAGTATAGCAATATTCTTACTTTGTAGTAGCCTTCTCTACTGTTTATTGCAGTCAGTCATCGGTTAGTGCTGACAGGACTGGATATATGAACTGCTGCTAGCCAACAAATGCATTATGCTGGATGCAGTGACAGCCAGGAGATTTGGCAGGTGTTTTGATCATCCAGACCTAACTTAAATCCCATATTACTTACTAAATGAACAAACCATATGCTCCACTATCCTGCCTGCCTGTTCAACAAAGTTTTCATGCTAAAACCTGCTCTTAGGAAACTAGTGCAATTCATAAATTAATTTTTGCCTAGAACAATACCTCTTTCATAAATGTTAGATAACCCtctacagagagaaaaaaaagaaaatcaaagaaatcagaaatgtattcttTCCCCTGCCAGTACACTGTCCTCACAAGAACAGGCTACATgtattgctttgtgtttttctgcTGTTGGGAAAATTAGCAGTGACTGCTCTAATCTCTTCAAATTGTCAAACCATCTCCATTgcagtatttaaagaaaaaaaatacataaataactGGGAATTGTATTACATCATCATTGTTAATTAGCTAACAAGAATAATGAAGCTCAATGCAGTGTTTATCTTGAATTTTGTGTCAGCTTTCTTCCTTTTAAAATCTTTCAGTAGATTGTCCTCCATTGGCAAATTTCAAACTgtgcatggggaaaaaaaaggttgtgcCTGCTGGTGATGGTATCAGGGTTATGTCGATAACAGTTCTTTTCGCATGCCGGCTTTAGTCATCTGGATAATCTAGCCAGCTGTTCAGCTGATCCATCTGATAAAGTTCAAAAGACTCTAGTCTCAGCTGAGGCCAGAGTTTTGAATTCCTTTTGCATGTCTTTTTTCCACTAGAGTGATTAAAGGTAATGGAAGAAAATGTACATTTCCACTTTACCTGGTGtagtgaaagtgtttttttgttaaaaagagaCCATATGGAAGCCTCTTAAAACACATATACAGCAGATCTAGTGTTGGAAGTTAAGGAAGGATTACTCTGGATTGTTGGAGTTATTATTGGCAGTTTAGTTGTTGTATTTTCAGTTCAGGCAGTTTCATCAGATACACTTCTCAAAATTCTACATcaagtctgtgtttttttttttatcctcagCCTTTAGTAATTTCCACCCAGGGGCTGGTAGGATGCCACTAACATCCTCTTGTGTGTGCCAAGACCAGGAGGACATATGGCCAGTTTTTAAGATATTTGCACTCCGTTAAATGCATCTTTTAgaactgttctcctgtactgtcATAACACATTATGTACTATGAAATGCAACTGTTCttgtgagttgttttttttacttttgttaaaTCGTTTTACATCCGATTTTTTAAACTCGATTTTTCATGAAGGACGCAATATGAAGTACTTTTTCTTGGTATTTTAAGCGATCGAACAGACATTAAAATAGTCAGAATTTCACAAATACACATGAATGTGTGAGTATGTATACAAAGCCCTGTTATATCGCAAAGTAGGCACCATTCACGgttaaaaacataaacagaTTAAACGTCATCTGTCCTATCTGTCTGATATTCCGAATTTTgtgcatattttttattttcttattccaTCCCTGTTTGGTGTGTTACTTTTTTTGGtcattaataaaatacaatacttGGTTGGTGGGCTGCTAAATTCCAGACGTCCTCCTCCAACAACTTACTGAAACTCCAGCTAGCTTTGAAAGTTAACAcagaagataaaataaaaagatcaaaACATTTCCTAATAAGGCTGACAGCAACTCACGCTAGAGAGTTCATAACCCTTTTTTCGTGgagcccccccctccccaacaAACACACCACCCATCCccaaaaaaaatgctttcttgCCGAGCTGAGAGATACAGAACTGAGCGGAGCTGTTCAGTTGGAGGAGGAACAACGCATCTGCGCGTCTGAAGTCAGTCAACGTGCAGTCTTGGTGAGTGGATCAAAACCGTCTTTGAAAGTTTGGgtatctgttttaaaatgtcaaaaggcGGAAGAAAATGCAATTCTATAACTGGGCGCTAAGAAAACATTATACTCCTGCGCTTTTGCTGCAACTAGAGCAAAAGCAAATGCACAGCACCGGTTTGTAATATATTTGAAGAATATGAAGCGATGCAGTTCACAAGGCATTTTTACACCTTTATTTTCTTCACTTGAAGTGCTGCGAATGGTAACTACATAAAGTAGGAATGAACTTTAAACCACTAATAAAAAGCCAGAGAATgcatttcctttgtgttttatgttaaaaaacattaatgatTTTCGAGCTTAGCAGTTATGCaataatacacattttcaatTCTAAAATCGCAGTAATTCCACTTAGAAGCcacacatttttctttcagtagTAATCACTGTAGTAATCTTCATGCTGTACTTAATCGCCAATGTTTTTGGAGTACTGCTGGAAGTAACCATAGTGATTTTTGTAGTAACGCTCTTCAGTTTACTGTTAGGGTGTATCTCCATAACGTTTCTTTTCGGTCTGAACAGGTAACAGAACTGTAATGCAATAACGACAACAGGGCAGAAGAAGACGTACAGTACTCTGTTTTACTAAGTATCCTGTTTTCCCGTAGTGTAACAGTAGTTTTCTTGTGACTTAGAGTATTTAGACATTTAAGTTTGCCTACATCATGATCATGAAAAgccttttatatttaaatgaacCCAACGTACAGTAACTTTACAGTTGATTAAAGTAATAATGATGTAAATTCATTTTACTCAATGGGATTTTATTTAGTAAAAACTCCTTTGTTTTTACTGAAAGTGTGACTTGTATGGGACTTTctgtacaatattaaaatactgaTATGGATAATGTTTTTAATACTGTGTCAGTGGAACACACTATAGTCAAAACTATTGGGAGCAGTGTAAACTACTTGACTAATATCAGTTAAATAGAAATTCCTCTCTTAAAACTAATTGCAGTGGTAGCCAATTACTGTTCAAGCTTTATGTTTTCTGAGTATAATGGTAACGTTTTGAGCTGCTAAAATAATAGGTATAAATGTGGCACAGTGGCTAGTTCaaaattgctgccttgcagcactggggccttgggttcaattcctggggtgctatacgtgtggagtttgcatggtcttcCCGTGATCATGTGGATTTTCATCTGGATTCTCCAGTCTtctgccacagtccaaagacctgcTGGGGACATTGGTGTgcgtgtgcatgtttgtgtctgtctgcattgtgatggactgggttctgtccagggtgtaccttgccTTTCTCCCattacttgccaggataggctttggctcccccgtgaccctgaattaaagaaagtggttagaaaataataactttaaataataataataacttttatttataaagtgcCTTTCCATTCCCAAGGACACTATATCttcaaatgaagaaaaagaCAAGAGAAGTACAATaagagtaaatgaaaaaaaaagcatatagGTGTTTACAAATTAACTGTAGGCATTCAGACCCCGGTAGAAAGGTATGTTTTAAGTTTAGATTTGAAGAGAGTTACAGAAGTTGTCTCTCGTGAAGTCTGAGGAAGGTCATTCGACAACATTGGAGCAGTGACAGAGAGGGCACGGTCACCAAAAGTCCATGATTTAATCCTGGGAACAGTGAGAAGATGACCGACCTCAACTGACCCGACTCTACGGGGGGGAGTGTAAACATGGAGGAGTAGAGAGATGTAAGATGGAGCCAGATGGTTTGGAGCCTTGAACATCAACAGCAAGATCCTGTATTGAATACGTGACTTTTTAGGCAACCAGTGAAGAGACTTTAGTGTTGGTGTGATACAGTATGCTGCCAGGGTCTAGTGTGAGTAAGTAGTCTAGCTGCAGAGGTTTGAACATAAAGATGAGAAATAGGGAGCCCATACAGTAAAGGATTGGAGAAATCA contains:
- the LOC102696859 gene encoding CD63 antigen-like isoform X1, with translation MSGICAKIYRMSKLKWIKISLLFLNFFFWVAGLTLICAGASVELNLYDVSVVVSEVTSNVAVVLIIVGIIIFVLSLIGCVSVIRENSKLIKVFSIVLFIMFIVEIGAGVSAYLYRKGIHKSILDVYLKTLHSYPTEPNLKVPVDRLQKQFHCCGAVIYSDWFNTTLRNAVPDSCCMKETPHCGTSINETTNIYTQGCIDKIGSWIHEHSILIGGIGVGFGVAQVAGVVFCFLLVKHLEAEYEVM
- the LOC102696859 gene encoding CD63 antigen-like isoform X2, with protein sequence MSGICAKIYRMSKLKWIKISLLFLNFFFWFSIVLFIMFIVEIGAGVSAYLYRKGIHKSILDVYLKTLHSYPTEPNLKVPVDRLQKQFHCCGAVIYSDWFNTTLRNAVPDSCCMKETPHCGTSINETTNIYTQGCIDKIGSWIHEHSILIGGIGVGFGVAQVAGVVFCFLLVKHLEAEYEVM